Proteins encoded together in one Musa acuminata AAA Group cultivar baxijiao chromosome BXJ3-6, Cavendish_Baxijiao_AAA, whole genome shotgun sequence window:
- the LOC135640553 gene encoding glyceraldehyde-3-phosphate dehydrogenase 2, cytosolic-like — protein sequence MAGKIKIGINGFGRIGRLVARVALQSDDVELVAVNDPFITTDYMTYMFKYDTVHGSWKHHDIKVKDSKTLLFGEKQVTVFGIRNPEEIPWGEAGAEYIVESTGVFTDKDKAAAHLKGGAKKVIISAPSKDAPMFVVGVNENEYKPDINIVSNASCTTNCLAPLAKVIHDRFGIVEGLMTTVHAITATQKTVDGPSSKDWRGGRAASFNIIPSSTGAAKAVGKVLPALNGKLTGMAFRVPTVDVSVVDLTVRLEKEATYDEIKAAIKEESEGKLKGILGYVEEDLVSTDFVGDNRSSIFDAKAGIALNKKFVKLVSWYDNEWGYSSRVVDLIRHIHKNQ from the exons ATGG CCGGAAAGATCAAGATCGGCATCAACG GATTTGGAAGGATCGGGAGGTTGGTCGCCAGAGTCGCGCTCCAGAGCGACGATGTGGAGCTCGTCGCCGTGAATGATCCCTTCATCACCACTGACTACATG ACATACATGTTTAAGTATGATACTGTGCATGGGTCATGGAAGCATCACGATATCAAGGTGAAGGACTCCAAAACTCTTCTGTTTGGCGAGAAACAAGTCACTGTCTTTGGAATTAG GAACCCTGAGGAGATTCCATGGGGTGAGGCTGGTGCTGAGTACATCGTGGAATCCACTGGTGTTTTTACCGACAAGGACAAGGCTGCTGCTCACCTTAAG GGTGGTGCCAAGAAGGTCATTATTTCTGCTCCCAGCAAGGATGCTCCAATGTTTGTTGTAGGTGTCAATGAAAACGAGTACAAGCCTGACATTAACATTGTCTCGAATGCGAGCTGCACCACCAACTGTCTTGCTCCTCTAGCTAAG GTCATCCATGATAGATTTGGAATAGTCGAGGGTTTGATGACCACAGTTCATGCCATCACCG CCACTCAAAAGACTGTCGATGGGCCATCAAGCAAGGACTGGAGAGGTGGACGTGCAGCAAGCTTTAACATCATTCCTAGCAGCACTGGTGCTGCCAAG GCTGTTGGAAAAGTTCTCCCTGCTTTGAATGGAAAGTTGACTGGTATGGCATTCCGTGTTCCAACTGTTGATGTGTCCGTGGTGGATCTCACTGTCAGACTTGAGAAAGAAGCTACCTATGATGAGATTAAGGCTGCCATTAA GGAGGAATCTGAAGGAAAGCTCAAGGGCATCCTCGGATATGTGGAAGAGGATTTGGTGTCCACCGACTTTGTGGGTGATAACAG GTCAAGCATTTTTGATGCCAAGGCTGGAATTGCTTTGAACAAGAAGTTTGTCAAGCTCGTGTCGTGGTACGATAACGAGTGGGGCTACAG CTCTCGAGTTGTTGACCTCATCCGCCACATTCATAAGAATCAGTAG
- the LOC135582942 gene encoding phosphoribosylglycinamide formyltransferase, chloroplastic-like isoform X2 — translation MEALGSMIGISLPSHTKFISMSPNCLTIRLASRDVLSHCKVPYRRQVLTKTFSGSEVVLQKARSKTWGFECRCSAQKMESYVATDNTSRSLTQRKRLAVFVSGGGSNFKAIHEAAKEGLVHGDIMVLVTDKPGCGGAEYARDNQIPVIVFPRSMSSPDAVSAAELVATLRNFEVDFLLLAGFLKLIPIELVQAFPRSILNIHPSLLPAFGGKGFYGLKVHKAVIGSGARYSGPTVHFVDERYDTGRIVAQRVVPVLADDTAEQLAARVLHQEHQLYVEVVSALCEDRIVWREDGVPLICSRENPNKLY, via the exons ATGGAAGCTTTGGGATCAATGATTGGGATTAGTCTTCCTTCCCACACAAAATTTATCTCTATGTCACCAAATTGTCTGACCATTAGATTGGCATCCCGAGATGTTCTCTCTCATTGTAAAGTCCCATATAGGAGACAAGTTCTAACAAAAACATTTAGTGGTTCAGAAGTAGTTCTGCAGAAGGCAAGAAGTAAAACTTGGGGCTTCGAGTGTAGATGCAGTGCTCAAAAGATGGAGAGCTATGTGGCAACTGACAACACTTCACGAAGCTTGACACAAAGGAAAAGACTAGCAGTTTTTGTCTCTGGTGGAGGATCAAATTTTAAAGCTATTCATGAAGCAGCCAAGGAAGGATTGGTTCATGGAGATATTATGGTTTTGGTCACGGATAAGCCCG GTTGTGGTGGTGCTGAATATGCAAGAGATAATCAAATTCCAGTTATTGTATTTCCCAGGTCCATGTCCTCGCCTGATGCTGTATCAGCAGCTGAACTTGTAGCAACTTTAAG GAATTTTGAGGTCGACTTTCTTCTGCTTGCTGGCTTCTTGAAGCTTATACCAATCGAGTTAGTTCAGGCATTTCCAAGATCCATATTGAACATTCATCCATCTCTTCTTCCTGCTTTTGGTGGTAAAGGTTTTTATGGTTTAAAGGTGCACAAAGCTGTCATAGGATCTGGGGCAAG GTACTCTGGCCCCACAGTTCACTTTGTGGATGAACGGTATGATACCGGTCGTATCGTGGCTCAGAGAGTAGTCCCTGTGCTAGCAGATGACACTGCCGAGCAGCTGGCAGCGAGAGTCCTTCATCAG GAGCATCAACTCTATGTGGAAGTAGTTTCAGCTTTATGTGAGGATAGAATTGTTTGGAGAGAAGATGGAGTCCCTCTTATTTGCAGCCGAGAGAATCCAAATAAGCTTTACTAG
- the LOC135582942 gene encoding phosphoribosylglycinamide formyltransferase, chloroplastic-like isoform X1: MEALGSMIGISLPSHTKFISMSPNCLTIRLASRDVLSHCKVPYRRQVLTKTFSGSEVVLQKARSKTWGFECRCSAQKMESYVATDNTSRSLTQRKRLAVFVSGGGSNFKAIHEAAKEGLVHGDIMVLVTDKPGCGGAEYARDNQIPVIVFPRSMSSPDAVSAAELVATLRNFEVDFLLLAGFLKLIPIELVQAFPRSILNIHPSLLPAFGGKGFYGLKVHKAVIGSGARYSGPTVHFVDERYDTGRIVAQRVVPVLADDTAEQLAARVLHQIPNYC, from the exons ATGGAAGCTTTGGGATCAATGATTGGGATTAGTCTTCCTTCCCACACAAAATTTATCTCTATGTCACCAAATTGTCTGACCATTAGATTGGCATCCCGAGATGTTCTCTCTCATTGTAAAGTCCCATATAGGAGACAAGTTCTAACAAAAACATTTAGTGGTTCAGAAGTAGTTCTGCAGAAGGCAAGAAGTAAAACTTGGGGCTTCGAGTGTAGATGCAGTGCTCAAAAGATGGAGAGCTATGTGGCAACTGACAACACTTCACGAAGCTTGACACAAAGGAAAAGACTAGCAGTTTTTGTCTCTGGTGGAGGATCAAATTTTAAAGCTATTCATGAAGCAGCCAAGGAAGGATTGGTTCATGGAGATATTATGGTTTTGGTCACGGATAAGCCCG GTTGTGGTGGTGCTGAATATGCAAGAGATAATCAAATTCCAGTTATTGTATTTCCCAGGTCCATGTCCTCGCCTGATGCTGTATCAGCAGCTGAACTTGTAGCAACTTTAAG GAATTTTGAGGTCGACTTTCTTCTGCTTGCTGGCTTCTTGAAGCTTATACCAATCGAGTTAGTTCAGGCATTTCCAAGATCCATATTGAACATTCATCCATCTCTTCTTCCTGCTTTTGGTGGTAAAGGTTTTTATGGTTTAAAGGTGCACAAAGCTGTCATAGGATCTGGGGCAAG GTACTCTGGCCCCACAGTTCACTTTGTGGATGAACGGTATGATACCGGTCGTATCGTGGCTCAGAGAGTAGTCCCTGTGCTAGCAGATGACACTGCCGAGCAGCTGGCAGCGAGAGTCCTTCATCAG ATTCCTAATTATTGTTAA
- the LOC135582945 gene encoding lysine-specific demethylase JMJ705-like — MAAAASPSAPGVAAPEPLPLEVPPWLRSLPQAPEFRPTPQEFQDPIAYILKIEKEAAAFGICKIVPPLPPAAKKTAVTNLNRSFAARELGQRPPAFATRQQQIGFCPRRPRPVQKSVWQSGEHYTLAQFEAKARQFERSHLRHAAAGGSARKAAASAALSPIEIETLFWRASADKPFSVEYANDMPGSGFAPLPSDGRHCWRDKAPANVGESAWNMRGVSRAKGSLLQFMKEEIPGVTSPMVYVAMLFSWFAWHVEDHELHSLNYLHMGAGKTWYGVPRDGRLAFEEVVRIQGYGGEVNPLVTFTILGEKTTVMSPEVLVGEGIPCCRLVQNAGDFVVTFPGAYHMGFSHGFNCGEAANIATPEWLRFAKEAAVRRASINYPPMVSHFQLLYALALSLHTRMPTGDGSEPRSSRLKDKMKGEGEVIVKNAFVQNVIQNNHLLNILLDKGTSCVVLPQNAPDGPLCSNSLVRSQVKVKPRLSFGLRSEQEALEASRLLPSNDVGPGWSAAVRNFNGLSSFRGNSTSTGNDRMISSGICDKFVGADQYSFSSDLQNVEGEKEGSIHGDGLLDQGLLSCVTCGILSFACVAVIQPRETAAKYLTAADCGFLNDHAIGSADVSELSRDTNWKPSRNNLVTGIVQIESNVEDRVNDDLVHCDAYSVQVSDWSIKMISDVTCPRAASALDLLASVYTDSSDFEDEDVPFEKSTCPDKNNMGDSSLVLNTIEHLGNAVETQILHSSEVAHEETKLHLAGSESQNDLFAQSSQSVDGSDNLNGDDNDVADNKCQLKSEFSCLNQSETGNFMGKSSLEDNEGMETSKTSIKFMGESRDVHHKEFDCGSHNIETADIYYSSLKMGNPTILADLPVKCDDSAVPAEAVTICQELRNVATKKSPKISVVQGFDKDSSRMHVFCLEHAAEVEKQLQPIGGVHMMILCHPDYPKIESEAKLLAKELGIGNIWKNVKFREASKEDQERIRVALEDEEVIPTNSDWTVKLGINLYYTANLSKSPIYSKQMPYNPVIYKAFGQKSAGDSPEKPKTSGRRTGRQKKIVVAGRWCGKVWMTNQVHPCLAHKKETLEQEQTEEYYSSDSDQNPSDEIEIDHSSKVSSKSNSSGSNLAVKSSGKKRKKPSRKAKTKKPRCTMADSKSKATDVSGTSASPPGRTPRSSCPRNSESTKQHKFNSKDEAGGPSSRLRKRPSKSVEQKNKLANKKQSNKRKAKNNQTANLVPKDEEEYACDIEGCSMSFSTKQDLALHKRDICPVKGCGKKFFSHKYLLQHRKVHMDDRPLECPWKGCKMTFKWPWARTEHIRVHTGDRPYVCQEPGCGQTFRFVSDFSRHKRKTGHSVKKGRR; from the exons ATGGCCGCCGCAGCGTCGCCGTCCGCGCCCGGGGTGGCCGCCCCCGAGCCACTGCCACTGGAGGTGCCCCCCTGGCTCAGGTCGCTGCCGCAGGCTCCGGAGTTCCGCCCCACGCCGCAGGAGTTCCAGGACCCCATCGCTTACATCCTCAAGATCGAGAAGGAAGCCGCCGCCTTCGGCATCTGCAAGATCGTGCCCCCCCTCCCCCCCGCTGCCAAGAAGACCGCCGTCACCAACCTCAACCGCTCCTTCGCCGCCCGTGAGCTCGGCCAGCGGCCCCCGGCTTTCGCCACTCGCCAGCAGCAGATCGGCTTCTGCCCTCGCCGCCCCCGCCCCGTCCAGAAGTCCGTATGGCAGAGCGGCGAGCACTACACCCTCGCGCAGTTCGAGGCCAAGGCCCGCCAATTCGAGCGCTCCCACCTCCGCCATGCCGCAGCAGGCGGCAGCGCTCGCAAGGCCGCCGCCTCAGCTGCTCTCTCCCCTATTGAAATCGAGACCCTCTTCTGGCGGGCTTCTGCCGACAAGCCCTTCTCGGTCGAGTACGCCAACGACATGCCCGGTTCGGGTTTTGCTCCGCTCCCCAGCGACGGCCGGCACTGCTGGCGTGACAAGGCGCCGGCTAATGTCGGGGAATCGGCGTGGAACATGCGGGGTGTGTCCCGGGCTAAGGGCTCCCTGCTCCAGTTCATGAAGGAGGAAATCCCTGGAGTGACGTCGCCCATGGTGTATGTAGCGATGCTGTTTAGCTGGTTTGCATGGCATGTTGAAGACCACGAGCTGCACAGCTTGAATTACCTGCATATGGGCGCTGGGAAGACGTGGTATGGAGTACCGAGGGATGGCAGACTTGCCTTCGAGGAGGTGGTCCGCATACAAGGCTATGGTGGTGAGGTAAACCCTCTCG TTACTTTTACAATCTTGGGTGAGAAGACCACTGTTATGTCTCCTGAAGTTCTTGTCGGGGAGGGAATACCATGCTGCAG GTTGGTTCAAAATGCTGGGGACTTTGTAGTCACTTTTCCTGGGGCTTATCATATGGGGTTCAGTCATG GGTTTAATTGTGGGGAGGCAGCAAATATCGCTACTCCTGAATGGTTGAGATTTGCTAAAGAGGCTGCAGTTCGAAGGGCTTCAATAAATTATCCTCCTATGGTGTCTCATTTTCAGTTGCTATATGCACTTGCACTATCATTACACACAAG GATGCCCACAGGGGATGGAAGTGAGCCACGAAGTTCTAGATTAAAAGATAAGATGAAAGGAGAAGGAGAAGTGATAGTAAAAAATGCATTTGTTCAAAATGTGATTCAAAATAATCACCTACTTAATATTCTTCTTGATAAGGGAACATCCTGTGTAGTTCTTCCACAAAATGCACCTGATGGTCCATTGTGTTCAAATTCACTGGTCAGATCTCAGGTAAAGGTAAAGCCAAGATTATCATTTGGCTTACGTAGTGAACAGGAAGCTCTAGAAGCATCACGACTTTTACCTTCCAATGATGTGGGTCCAGGCTGGAGTGCAGCAGTTAGAAACTTCAATGGTTTGTCTTCATTTAGAGGAAATTCTACATCCACAGGAAATGATAGAATGATTTCATCAGGGATATGCGACAAATTTGTTGGTGCTGATCAATACTCTTTCTCATCTGATTTACAAAATGTGGAAGGTGAAAAAGAAGGGTCAATTCATGGTGATGGGTTGCTAGATCAAGGACTACTGTCATGTGTGACATGtggaattttgagttttgcatgtGTTGCGGTCATTCAACCACGAGAGACAGCAGCCAAATATCTCACGGCTGCGGATTGTGGTTTCCTTAATGATCATGCTATTGGTTCAGCAGACGTTAGCGAGTTAAGTAGAGACACAAATTGGAAGCCGAGCAGAAACAATCTGGTTACTGGCATTG TACAAATTGAAAGTAATGTCGAGGATAGAGTGAATGATGACTTAGTTCATTGTGATGCATATTCAGTTCAAGTTTCGGACTGGAGTATCAAAATGATTTCTGATGTTACATGTCCAAGAGCTGCTTCTGCACTTGATCTTTTAGCTTCTGTTTATACTGATTCATCAGATTTTGAGGATGAGGATGTTCCATTTGAGAAGTCTACATGCCCTGATAAAAATAATATGGGAGACTCATCATTAGTGCTTAACACTATTGAACACTTGGGAAATGCAGTTGAAACCCAAATCCTTCATTCGAGTGAGGTTGCACATGAGGAAACAAAATTGCACTTGGCTGGATCAGAGAGCCAAAACGATCTGTTTGCCCAAAGTTCTCAATCAGTTGATGGTTCAGATAATTTAAATGGGGATGACAATGATGTTGCTGATAACAAATGCCAACTAAAATCAGAATTCTCTTGCTTGAATCAGTCAGAAACTGGGAATTTTATGGGTAAATCTTCTTTAGAGGATAATGAGGGGATGGAAACATCTAAGACTTCCATAAAGTTTATGGGGGAATCTAGAGATGTTCATCACAAGGAATTCGACTGTGGTTCTCATAATATTGAAACTGCTGATATTTATTACAGTAGCCTGAAGATGGGAAATCCAACTATTTTGGCAGATCTCCCTGTCAAATGTGATGATTCAGCTGTGCCAGCAGAAGCTGTCACAATATGTCAAGAATTAAGAAATGTTGCTACAAAGAAGAGCCCAAAAATATCAGTTGTGCAAGGATTTGACAAAGATTCTTCTCGAATGCACGTATTCTGTCTTGAGCATGCAGCAGAGGTTGAAAAACAACTTCAGCCAATAGGTGGTGTGCATATGATGATTCTATGTCATCCAG ACTATCCTAAAATTGAATCAGAAGCAAAGTTGTTGGCAAAAGAATTGGGAATTGGCAATATTTGGAAGAATGTCAAGTTCAGAGAGGCCAGTAAAGAAGACCAAGAAAGAATCAGAGTGGCCTTAGAGGATGAAGAAGTTATACCCACGAACAGTGATTGGACAGTGAAATTGGGAATCAACCTCTATTATACTGCCAACCTCAGCAAATCTCCCATCTACAGTAAGCAGATGCCATATAATCCAGTTATATACAAAGCTTTTGGCCAAAAATCTGCAGGTGACTCCCCAGAAAAGCCAAAGACAAGTGGGAGGCGCACAGGCAGACAGAAGAAAATTGTTGTTGCTGGCAGGTGGTGTGGAAAGGTTTGGATGACAAACCAGGTCCACCCATGTTTAGCCCATAAAAAGGAAACTCTAGAGCAAGAACAGACAGAAGAATATTATTCATCTGATAGTGATCAGAATCCTTCGGATGAGATAGAGATTGATCATTCCAGCAAAGTTTCCTCGAAAAGTAATTCATCAGGTAGTAATCTGGCAGTAAAAAGTTCTGGGAAGAAAAGGAAAAAGCCTTCGAGAAAGGCAAAGACGAAGAAACCCAGATGCACTATGGCAGACAGCAAATCAAAAGCTACTGATGTATCCGGAACTTCTGCATCTCCACCTGGGAGGACTCCAAGAAGCAGTTGTCCTAGAAACAGCGAGAGCACTAAACAGCACAAATTCAATTCGAAAGATGAAGCAGGAGGTCCGAGCTCACGTCTTAGAAAACGACCATCCAAGTCTGTGGAACAAAAGAACAAATTGGCTAACAAGAAGCAGTCTAACAAGAGGAAAGCTAAAAACAACCAAACTGCAAATCTTGTACCCAAGGATGAGGAAGAATATGCTTGTGATATTGAGGGGTGCTCTATGAGCTTTAGCACAAAGCAAGATTTGGCATTACACAAGCGGGACATTTGCCCCGTGAAGGGGTGTGGCAAGAAGTTCTTCTCACACAAGTACCTGTTGCAGCACAGGAAGGTACACATGGATGACCGGCCATTGGAATGCCCATGGAAGGGATGCAAGATGACTTTCAAGTGGCCGTGGGCACGAACTGAACACATAAGGGTACACACTGGTGATCGCCCCTATGTCTGCCAGGAACCAGGATGTGGTCAGACATTCCGCTTTGTATCAGATTTTAGCCGTCACAAGCGCAAAACAGGCCATTCTGTTAAAAAGGGCCGAAGATGA
- the LOC103971112 gene encoding OVARIAN TUMOR DOMAIN-containing deubiquitinating enzyme 4 isoform X1, with protein sequence MSGSESTTGNHLPQLRSIRIPGDGRCLFRSVVHGACLRAGKPSPSESIQKELADELRSKVADEFIRRRTDTEWFLEGDFDTYVKQIRKPQAWGGEPELLMCSHVLRMPITVYMSTDSSDGLKIIAEYGQEYGKENPIRVLYHGYGHYDALQMPLTKTKSKWYMKS encoded by the exons ATGTCGGGTTCAGAGAGCACGACCGGTAACCATCTGCCCCAGCTGCGATCCATTC GAATACCTGGTGATGGTAGATGCTTGTTCAGATCTGTGGTTCATGGTGCTTGCCTGAGAGCAGGGAAACCAAGTCCAAGTGAAAGTATTCAGAAAGAACTTGCAGATGAGCTGAGATCAAAA GTGGCAGATGAATTCATCAGGAGAAGAACAGATACAGAGTG GTTtcttgaaggtgactttgatacaTATGTGAAGCAGATCAGAAAGCCTCAAGCATGGGGTGGTGAGCCTGAGCTGCTCATGTGTTCTCATGTTCTTAG GATGCCAATCACTGTTTACATGTCTACCGACAGCTCCGATGGCCTCAAGATAATAGCAGAGTATGGTCAAGAGTATGgaaaggagaatccaattagagttctCTATCATGGATATGGACACTATGACGCATTGCAAATGCCTCTCACCAAAACAAAGTCAAAATG GTACATGAAAAGTTGA
- the LOC103971112 gene encoding OVARIAN TUMOR DOMAIN-containing deubiquitinating enzyme 4 isoform X2: MSGSESTTGIPGDGRCLFRSVVHGACLRAGKPSPSESIQKELADELRSKVADEFIRRRTDTEWFLEGDFDTYVKQIRKPQAWGGEPELLMCSHVLRMPITVYMSTDSSDGLKIIAEYGQEYGKENPIRVLYHGYGHYDALQMPLTKTKSKWYMKS; this comes from the exons ATGTCGGGTTCAGAGAGCACGACCG GAATACCTGGTGATGGTAGATGCTTGTTCAGATCTGTGGTTCATGGTGCTTGCCTGAGAGCAGGGAAACCAAGTCCAAGTGAAAGTATTCAGAAAGAACTTGCAGATGAGCTGAGATCAAAA GTGGCAGATGAATTCATCAGGAGAAGAACAGATACAGAGTG GTTtcttgaaggtgactttgatacaTATGTGAAGCAGATCAGAAAGCCTCAAGCATGGGGTGGTGAGCCTGAGCTGCTCATGTGTTCTCATGTTCTTAG GATGCCAATCACTGTTTACATGTCTACCGACAGCTCCGATGGCCTCAAGATAATAGCAGAGTATGGTCAAGAGTATGgaaaggagaatccaattagagttctCTATCATGGATATGGACACTATGACGCATTGCAAATGCCTCTCACCAAAACAAAGTCAAAATG GTACATGAAAAGTTGA
- the LOC103971112 gene encoding OVARIAN TUMOR DOMAIN-containing deubiquitinating enzyme 4 isoform X3, producing MVRMESGLGIPGDGRCLFRSVVHGACLRAGKPSPSESIQKELADELRSKVADEFIRRRTDTEWFLEGDFDTYVKQIRKPQAWGGEPELLMCSHVLRMPITVYMSTDSSDGLKIIAEYGQEYGKENPIRVLYHGYGHYDALQMPLTKTKSKWYMKS from the exons atGGTGCGGATGGAAAGTGGCTTGG GAATACCTGGTGATGGTAGATGCTTGTTCAGATCTGTGGTTCATGGTGCTTGCCTGAGAGCAGGGAAACCAAGTCCAAGTGAAAGTATTCAGAAAGAACTTGCAGATGAGCTGAGATCAAAA GTGGCAGATGAATTCATCAGGAGAAGAACAGATACAGAGTG GTTtcttgaaggtgactttgatacaTATGTGAAGCAGATCAGAAAGCCTCAAGCATGGGGTGGTGAGCCTGAGCTGCTCATGTGTTCTCATGTTCTTAG GATGCCAATCACTGTTTACATGTCTACCGACAGCTCCGATGGCCTCAAGATAATAGCAGAGTATGGTCAAGAGTATGgaaaggagaatccaattagagttctCTATCATGGATATGGACACTATGACGCATTGCAAATGCCTCTCACCAAAACAAAGTCAAAATG GTACATGAAAAGTTGA